The following coding sequences lie in one Zingiber officinale cultivar Zhangliang chromosome 2B, Zo_v1.1, whole genome shotgun sequence genomic window:
- the LOC122046357 gene encoding pentatricopeptide repeat-containing protein At5g50390, chloroplastic-like, with product MEINLPGICNLTSDLPRIQNHDASRFSCSSVDAKTAKRAKLEPFGGLGLCSAGKIRSCAVVRCSTSQENCLRPKPQPRPKKPVVEDAAPGSNSANASGLCSQIEKLAFLKMYSEALELFEIYTSKRRLVAADASTYDALINACIGLKSTRALNSVFQHMIDAGFEMDQYMWNRLLVMHVKCGMMKDARRLFDEMSERNLVSWSIMISGLVDEGSYGEAFDLFLLLWEEESDASPRIFSTIIRAATGLGFTLTGMQLHSCVVKLGVTDNIFVACSLIDMYSKCGCIEEAQCIFDELPEKTIVAWNAIIAGYALHGYSEEALDMYYEMQGANVKMDQFTYSIFFRVCARLGSVELAKQAHAGLIRNGFRSDIVASTSLVDMYCKWGRMEDARNVFDKMPQKNLISWNALIGGYGNHGMGDEAVKMYERMSKDGMVPDHVTYLAVLGACSHSGLFEKGREIFESMCQDPKRSPRAMHYACMIELFGREGLLDEAFALIKNAPFSPTRNMWAALLTACRVHKNLELGKFAVEKLFGLEPEKLSNYIVLLNIYNSSGRTKEVANVHNALKSKGIRLREACSWIEIKKQQHKFLFGDKLHPQKVQIYEKLDALMDEIVKLGYIPDEKTLLPDVTEDEQRMLTYHSEKLAIAFGLMSTTNFTPLQIVQGHRICNDCHTVIKLFTLLTKREIVVRDSSRFHHFRCGNCSCGDYW from the coding sequence ATGGAAATTAACCTCCCTGGCATCTGCAACCTGACCTCGGACCTCCCCAGAATCCAAAACCACGACGCGTCGAGGTTTTCCTGCTCGTCGGTCGACGCCAAGACCGCCAAACGCGCAAAGCTCGAGCCTTTTGGCGGTCTGGGTCTGTGTTCCGCAGGGAAGATCCGATCTTGTGCCGTCGTCAGGTGTTCGACCTCTCAGGAGAATTGCCTGAGGCCGAAACCACAGCCGAGGCCGAAGAAACCGGTTGTTGAGGATGCCGCCCCTGGGTCGAATTCTGCCAACGCTTCCGGATTGTGCAGTCAAATCGAGAAGCTGGCGTTCCTCAAGATGTATAGCGAAGCTCTAGAATTGTTTGAGATCTACACATCGAAGCGCAGGCTCGTCGCAGCTGACGCCAGCACCTACGATGCTCTCATCAATGCCTGTATCGGACTGAAATCGACCAGAGCGTTGAATTCGGTGTTTCAGCATATGATCGATGCTGGTTTTGAGATGGATCAGTATATGTGGAACCGTTTGCTTGTCATGCATGTGAAATGTGGCATGATGAAGGATGCACGAAGACTGTTTGATGAAATGTCTGAGAGGAACCTTGTGTCGTGGAGCATCATGATATCCGGTCTTGTGGATGAGGGGTCCTATGGGGAGGCATTTGACCTGTTCTTATTGTTGTGGGAAGAGGAATCGGATGCCAGTCCGCGAATCTTTTCAACCATCATAAGGGCAGCCACTGGACTGGGCTTCACTCTTACAGGTATGCAATTGCATTCATGTGTTGTCAAATTGGGAGTTACGGACAATATCTTCGTTGCCTGTTCTCTCATTGACATGTATAGCAAATGCGGATGCATCGAAGAAGCTCAGTGCATATTCGATGAGTTGCCTGAGAAGACAATTGTTGCATGGAACGCGATTATAGCGGGCTATGCTCTTCATGGATACAGTGAGGAGGCTTTGGATATGTACTATGAGATGCAAGGTGCCAATGTTAAGATGGACCAATTTACCTACTCAATCTTCTTTAGAGTATGTGCTCGGTTAGGCTCGGTAGAACTTGCAAAGCAAGCTCATGCAGGTCTCATCCGGAATGGTTTCCGGTCAGATATAGTGGCAAGTACTTCTTTGGTTGATATGTACTGTAAATGGGGCAGGATGGAAGATGCTAGGAATGTTTTCGATAAAATGCCACAGAAGAACCTTATATCTTGGAATGCACTGATAGGTGGATATGGGAACCATGGCATGGGAGATGAGGCTGTTAAGATGTACGAGAGAATGTCGAAGGATGGGATGGTCCCCGACCATGTAACCTATCTTGCTGTCTTAGGTGCATGTAGCCATTCTGGTTTGTTTGAGAAGGGGAGAGAGATTTTTGAGTCAATGTGTCAAGACCCAAAGAGAAGCCCGCGAGCAATGCATTATGCTTGTATGATTGAGTTGTTTGGTCGAGAAGGATTACTGGATGAAGCTTTCGCTTTGATAAAAAATGCTCCATTTAGCCCCACAAGGAACATGTGGGCAGCATTGTTGACGGCTTGTCGGGTACACAAGAACTTGGAACTGGGCAAATTTGCTGTAGAAAAACTTTTTGGCTTGGAACCTGAAAAATTAAGTAATTACATTGTTCTTCTCAATATATATAATAGTTCTGGGAGGACAAAGGAGGTTGCTAATGTTCACAATGCCTTGAAAAGCAAGGGCATTAGACTTCGTGAAGCTTGCAGTTGGATCGAGATAAAGAAACAGCAGCACAAATTCCTTTTCGGTGATAAACTGCATCCGCAGAAGGTCCAAATCTATGAGAAACTAGATGCCCTGATGGATGAGATAGTGAAATTAGGTTACATTCCTGATGAAAAAACTTTGCTTCCTGATGTGACAGAGGATGAACAAAGAATGCTTACTTACCACAGTGAGAAGCTAGCAATTGCTTTTGGGCTAATGAGCACAACAAATTTTACTCCCCTGCAAATTGTTCAAGGTCATCGAATCTGTAACGATTGTCATACCGTGATCAAGCTCTTTACCTTGCTTACAAAAAGGGAGATCGTCGTACGAGATTCAAGCCGATTTCACCATTTCAGATGCGGTAATTGTTCCTGTGGTGATTACTGGTAA